In the genome of Triticum urartu cultivar G1812 chromosome 5, Tu2.1, whole genome shotgun sequence, one region contains:
- the LOC125510406 gene encoding uncharacterized protein LOC125510406 isoform X1, translating into MGSKHELQQDEAGTVRLETGHIWLHMGVVLVNVGDEIDTKLPRKERVTFVSKGADSISRAKQILTSIPARAREAYNHSQDGHIVQDGKYEDLLQAGTELNAPRTKSIEATLHV; encoded by the exons ATGGGAAGTAAGCATGAG TTACAGCAAGATGAAGCTGGCACAGTGAG GCTAGAGACGGGTCACATTTGGTTGCACATGGGAGTTGTTCTTGTGAACGTGGGTGATGAGATTGACACAAAGCTGCCGAGGAAGGAGCGGGTGACATTTGTTTCTAAAGG TGCTGATTCTATATCTCGAGCAAAGCAGATTCTTACCTCAATACCTGCAAGAGCAAGAGAAGCATACAACCATAGCCAG GATGGTCATATCGTCCAAGATGGAAAATATGAGGATCTTCTCCAAGCTGGAACTGAGCTCAATGCACCAAGAACAAAATCAATTGAAGCAACACTTCATGTATAA
- the LOC125510406 gene encoding uncharacterized protein LOC125510406 isoform X2 codes for MGSKHEQDEAGTVRLETGHIWLHMGVVLVNVGDEIDTKLPRKERVTFVSKGADSISRAKQILTSIPARAREAYNHSQDGHIVQDGKYEDLLQAGTELNAPRTKSIEATLHV; via the exons ATGGGAAGTAAGCATGAG CAAGATGAAGCTGGCACAGTGAG GCTAGAGACGGGTCACATTTGGTTGCACATGGGAGTTGTTCTTGTGAACGTGGGTGATGAGATTGACACAAAGCTGCCGAGGAAGGAGCGGGTGACATTTGTTTCTAAAGG TGCTGATTCTATATCTCGAGCAAAGCAGATTCTTACCTCAATACCTGCAAGAGCAAGAGAAGCATACAACCATAGCCAG GATGGTCATATCGTCCAAGATGGAAAATATGAGGATCTTCTCCAAGCTGGAACTGAGCTCAATGCACCAAGAACAAAATCAATTGAAGCAACACTTCATGTATAA